One Purpureocillium takamizusanense chromosome 1, complete sequence genomic window carries:
- a CDS encoding uncharacterized protein (EggNog:ENOG503P1GS~COG:T~TransMembrane:12 (o67-89i141-157o177-198i250-268o326-348i468-489o495-515i527-548o644-664i676-694o700-715i727-750o)) has translation MAVLKALDTARARPIADVDAEQETPARNDEELKRQTSRPPSTASDVFSAAGVADATLDDPSVPCLTLRMWTIGLAFCLVGSGVNTLYTFRFPSVSLSQSAIQFLAYPLGKAWEYAVPDWGVTLAGRRYGLNPGPFNHKENILIYMLANLSFLTRLSADVLTEQRVFYGYEAGWGFELLMTLATILFGFALAGLSRSLVVEPPELLWPGVLGNTALNSALHGPGPPSQQTSSSSSSFSSSSSERARKSSSARYRFFLWTFAAGFCWYWVPDLLFPALGYFTWICWIAPRNAIVNQVFGMKSGMGLLPLTLDWSQIAYIGSPLVVPTWAILNVLASLVFWIYIVTPALYYSNTWLSGYLPLQSNAIFDRTAKVYNVSRVVNKGDGFTFDPAKYEAYSDIRLPVTYALNKFGLAFATTASLVSWTLLEKRREIVAVLRSASLRSFFRRNAEAQGDSSKVIPGRTPYADVPLWWYGAAGLLAAFLAAFASEYYPVQLRWYGALLSLVVSAVFFIPIAWVYATTNTKIGIELFCRIIAGYIWQGKVLANIWFFSLGSISGVKGLAFAQDLKLGIYCNIPPRQLFLVQAVGLVVGSLGQVSVLNWALNHIPHICTASAPNGFTCPFSRTHFNTSTVWGALGPRRFFAPGAPYRALLWFFLVGFSLPVAVYALRRAFPRQGKWLRRVHVPLFLGGLGYMPPASGTNYGSWALIGLVFGLLVKRCHQAWWKRFNFVLSASLDCSVAISGIIIFFAVVYTGASHKLSWWGTEVYQNTCDWKGCPYLTLATGERMVE, from the exons ATGGCGGTGCTGAAAGCACTTGACACGGCGAGGGCACGACCCATAGCCGATGTTGATGCCGAGCAGGAGACTCCCGCCCGAAATGACGAAGAGTTGAAACGACAAACAT CCCgtccgccatcgacggcaagCGACGTCTTctccgcggccggcgtggcggACGCAACCCTTGACGACCCGTCCGTGCCGTGCCTGACGCTGCGCATGTGGACCATCGGGCTGGCCTtttgcctcgtcggcagcggtGTCAACACGCTCTACACGTTCCGCTTCCCGTCCGTCAGCCTGTCGCAGTCGGCGATCCAGTTCCTCGCGTACCCCCTGGGCAAGGCGTGGGAGTACGCCGTGCCGGACTGGGGCGTGACGCTCGCGGGCAGGCGATATGGCCTAAACCCGGGGCCGTTTAACCACAAG GAAAATATCTTGATATACATGCTCGCGAACCTGAGCTTCCTGACGCGCCTGAGCGCCGACGTCTTGACCGAGCAGCGTGTCTTCTACGGCTAcgaggcgggctggggctTCGAGCTGCTCATGACGCTCGCCACCATCCTGTTCGGCttcgcgctcgccggcctctcgcggtcgctcgtcgtcgagccgccggAGCTGCTCTGGCCGGGCGTGCTGGGCAACACGGCGCTCAACTCGGCGCTGCACGGGCCCGGACCTCCCAGCCAGCAgacttcctcctcctcctcctccttctcctcttcttcttccga ACGCGCGcgcaagtcgtcgtcggcccggTACAGGTTCTTCCTGTGGACGTTTGCCGCCGGCTTCTGCTGGTATTGGGTGCCCGACCTGCTCTTCCCCGCGCTGGGATACTTCACCTGGATATGTTGGATCGCGCCGCGCAACGCCATCGTCAACCAAGTCTTTGGCATGAAGAGCGGCATGGGGCTGCTCCCCCTCACCCTTGACT GGAGCCAGATTGCGTACATTggctcgccgctcgtcgtccccACGTGGGCCATCCTCAACGTCCTCGCGTCCCTCGTCTTCTGGATATACATTGTCACGCCCGCGCTGTATTACTCCAACACGTGGCTGTCTGGCTACCTCCCGCTGCAGAGCAACGCCATCTTCGACCGGACGGCCAAGGTGTACAACGTGTCGAGGGTCGTCAACAAGGGCGACGGCTTCACCTTTGACCCGGCCAAGTACGAGGCGTACTCGGAT ATTCGCCTCCCCGTGACGTACGCGCTCAACAAATTTGGCCTCGCCttcgcgacgacggcctcgctcgTCTCATGGACGCTACTTGAGAAGCGGCGCGAGAtcgtcgccgtgctgcgcTCAGCCAGCCTCAGGTCCTTCTTTCGCCGCAACGCCGAGGCGCAAGGCGATAGTAGCAAGGTTATTCCAGGACGCACGCCGTACGCCGACGTTCCTCTGTGGTGGTACGGGGCAGCCGGCCTGCTCGCAGCGTTCCTGGCCGCCTTCGCCAGCGAATACTACCCGGTCCAGCTGCGGTGGTacggcgcgctgctgtcCCTCGTCGTGtccgccgtcttcttcatcccc ATCGCCTGGGTCTACGCAACCACAAACACAAAGATCGGGATAGAGCTCTTCTgccgcatcatcgccggGTATATCTGGCAGGGCAAAGTCCTCGCCAACATATGGTTCTTCTCCCTCGGCTCCATCTCGGGCGTCAAGGGGCTGGCCTTTGCGCAGGACCTCAAGCTGGGGATATACTGCAAC ATCCCTCCTCGGCAGCTGTtcctcgtccaggccgtgggcctcgtcgtcggctcccTGGGGCAGGTCTCGGTCCTCAACTGGGCTCTCAACCACATCCCGCATATctgcaccgcctcggcccccAACGGCTTCACCTGCCCCTTCTCGCGTACGCACTTCAACACGAGCACCGTCTGGGGCGCTCTAGGCCCCCGGCGCTTCTTCGCCCCCGGGGCGCCCTACCGCGCGCTGCTGTGGTTCTTCCTCGTAGGCTTCTCGCTCCCTGTTGCAGTGTatgccctgcgccgcgcgtTCCCGCGACAGGGGAAATGGCTGCGCCGCGTGCACGTCCcgctcttcctcggcggcctgggctaCATGCCGCCTGCTTCGGGCACAAACTACGGGAGCTGGGCGCTAATCGGCCTTGTGTTTGGGCTGCTGGTCAAGCGCTGCCACCAGGCATGGTGGAAAAGGTTCAACTTTGTGCTGAGTGCTTCATTGGACTGCTCGGTCGCCATTTCGGGCATTATTATATTCTTTGCTGTGGTCTACACCGGAGCGTCTCATAAGCTTTCATGGTGGGGGACAGAGGTATATCAG AATACATGCGACTGGAAAGGCTGCCCGTATTTGACTTTGGCAACCGGAGAAAGGATGGTTGAGTGA
- a CDS encoding uncharacterized protein (TransMembrane:7 (o67-89i141-157o177-198i250-268o326-348i468-489o495-517i)~EggNog:ENOG503NUA6~COG:T), with product MAVLKALDTARARPIADVDAEQETPARNDEELKRQTSRPPSTASDVFSAAGVADATLDDPSVPCLTLRMWTIGLAFCLVGSGVNTLYTFRFPSVSLSQSAIQFLAYPLGKAWEYAVPDWGVTLAGRRYGLNPGPFNHKENILIYMLANLSFLTRLSADVLTEQRVFYGYEAGWGFELLMTLATILFGFALAGLSRSLVVEPPELLWPGVLGNTALNSALHGPGPPSQQTSSSSSSFSSSSSERARKSSSARYRFFLWTFAAGFCWYWVPDLLFPALGYFTWICWIAPRNAIVNQVFGMKSGMGLLPLTLDWSQIAYIGSPLVVPTWAILNVLASLVFWIYIVTPALYYSNTWLSGYLPLQSNAIFDRTAKVYNVSRVVNKGDGFTFDPAKYEAYSDIRLPVTYALNKFGLAFATTASLVSWTLLEKRREIVAVLRSASLRSFFRRNAEAQGDSSKVIPGRTPYADVPLWWYGAAGLLAAFLAAFASEYYPVQLRWYGALLSLVVSAVFFIPIAWVYATTNTKIGIELFCRIIAGYIWQGKVLANIWFFSLGSISGVKGLAFAQDLKLGIYCNVPLPTTHTSSPSS from the exons ATGGCGGTGCTGAAAGCACTTGACACGGCGAGGGCACGACCCATAGCCGATGTTGATGCCGAGCAGGAGACTCCCGCCCGAAATGACGAAGAGTTGAAACGACAAACAT CCCgtccgccatcgacggcaagCGACGTCTTctccgcggccggcgtggcggACGCAACCCTTGACGACCCGTCCGTGCCGTGCCTGACGCTGCGCATGTGGACCATCGGGCTGGCCTtttgcctcgtcggcagcggtGTCAACACGCTCTACACGTTCCGCTTCCCGTCCGTCAGCCTGTCGCAGTCGGCGATCCAGTTCCTCGCGTACCCCCTGGGCAAGGCGTGGGAGTACGCCGTGCCGGACTGGGGCGTGACGCTCGCGGGCAGGCGATATGGCCTAAACCCGGGGCCGTTTAACCACAAG GAAAATATCTTGATATACATGCTCGCGAACCTGAGCTTCCTGACGCGCCTGAGCGCCGACGTCTTGACCGAGCAGCGTGTCTTCTACGGCTAcgaggcgggctggggctTCGAGCTGCTCATGACGCTCGCCACCATCCTGTTCGGCttcgcgctcgccggcctctcgcggtcgctcgtcgtcgagccgccggAGCTGCTCTGGCCGGGCGTGCTGGGCAACACGGCGCTCAACTCGGCGCTGCACGGGCCCGGACCTCCCAGCCAGCAgacttcctcctcctcctcctccttctcctcttcttcttccga ACGCGCGcgcaagtcgtcgtcggcccggTACAGGTTCTTCCTGTGGACGTTTGCCGCCGGCTTCTGCTGGTATTGGGTGCCCGACCTGCTCTTCCCCGCGCTGGGATACTTCACCTGGATATGTTGGATCGCGCCGCGCAACGCCATCGTCAACCAAGTCTTTGGCATGAAGAGCGGCATGGGGCTGCTCCCCCTCACCCTTGACT GGAGCCAGATTGCGTACATTggctcgccgctcgtcgtccccACGTGGGCCATCCTCAACGTCCTCGCGTCCCTCGTCTTCTGGATATACATTGTCACGCCCGCGCTGTATTACTCCAACACGTGGCTGTCTGGCTACCTCCCGCTGCAGAGCAACGCCATCTTCGACCGGACGGCCAAGGTGTACAACGTGTCGAGGGTCGTCAACAAGGGCGACGGCTTCACCTTTGACCCGGCCAAGTACGAGGCGTACTCGGAT ATTCGCCTCCCCGTGACGTACGCGCTCAACAAATTTGGCCTCGCCttcgcgacgacggcctcgctcgTCTCATGGACGCTACTTGAGAAGCGGCGCGAGAtcgtcgccgtgctgcgcTCAGCCAGCCTCAGGTCCTTCTTTCGCCGCAACGCCGAGGCGCAAGGCGATAGTAGCAAGGTTATTCCAGGACGCACGCCGTACGCCGACGTTCCTCTGTGGTGGTACGGGGCAGCCGGCCTGCTCGCAGCGTTCCTGGCCGCCTTCGCCAGCGAATACTACCCGGTCCAGCTGCGGTGGTacggcgcgctgctgtcCCTCGTCGTGtccgccgtcttcttcatcccc ATCGCCTGGGTCTACGCAACCACAAACACAAAGATCGGGATAGAGCTCTTCTgccgcatcatcgccggGTATATCTGGCAGGGCAAAGTCCTCGCCAACATATGGTTCTTCTCCCTCGGCTCCATCTCGGGCGTCAAGGGGCTGGCCTTTGCGCAGGACCTCAAGCTGGGGATATACTGCAACGTACCACTACCTACCACCCACACAtcctccccttcctcatAG